Proteins from a genomic interval of Capsicum annuum cultivar UCD-10X-F1 chromosome 4, UCD10Xv1.1, whole genome shotgun sequence:
- the LOC124898149 gene encoding heavy metal-associated isoprenylated plant protein 21-like, with product MGVLEYIANFCTITTSTNNKKKSMQTVEIKVKMDCDGCERRVKNSVKHMKGVKSVEVIRKQSKVIVNGYVDPNRVLKRIKSTGKRAEFWPYVPYNVVYYPHAPQAYDKRAPAGMVKNVPQALLAPNATEEKFAYLFSDDNPSACSIM from the exons ATGGGTGTTTTGGAGTATATAGCAAATTTTTGTACAATCACAACTAGCACAAACAACAAGAAGAAATCAATGCAG ACTGTCGAAATAAAAGTGAAAATGGACTGTGATGGATGTGAAAGAAGAGTCAAGAATTCCGTTAAGCATATGAAAG GTGTAAAATCAGTGGAAGTGATCAGAAAGCAAAGCAAAGTGATAGTAAATGGTTATGTGGATCCAAACAGAGTATTGAAGAGAATAAAGAGTACTGGAAAAAGAGCAGAATTTTGGCCATATGTACCTTATAATGTGGTATATTATCCACATGCACCACAAGCCTATGACAAAAGAGCACCTGCTGGTATGGTTAAAAATGTGCCACAAGCACTTCTTGCCCCAAATGCTACTGAAGAAAAATTTGCCTACCTCTTTAGTGATGACAATCCAAGTGCTTGTTCCATTatgtga